In Gossypium arboreum isolate Shixiya-1 chromosome 6, ASM2569848v2, whole genome shotgun sequence, the following are encoded in one genomic region:
- the LOC108455712 gene encoding uncharacterized protein LOC108455712 isoform X3 produces MGEKEGSGSGNLKLSRPTVAEKFWDGSLKLNSSVTVSVVAFFKSGEKMPDIKWSELVEVKGKVRLEAFEKYIQELARSRNRGLMVVSLCWKEGSSRSGLVGLNEIAKGYKKGERVGFAQLSPGIDLYICPRSDAIITILAKHGFFKGMAAVEDKKNSLIGCVVWRRNHGLSSSVTKKLEKKHSSSTEQPLSSQSDEKVSAKDLPCTQSAKESPRITCTSIESAVINRNEGDNVGSSDSQLKLHTSPASADLPLKTSALSHLSGISLGLQTSSYSDSVPSLRPKGQSSLNEMPHVDTSGPEETKSVLGHQNPVISLPSVIIKELPAIDDDDLPEFDFGAECGISRTPRSKVFDTAVFDKNVVVEGLKKVVASVPLSSPTTQSLPAQCKRRAEDILSPQFAFNSCLNLPPGNKASKLAPVLQAKHTVKSSSVFTPVITSMVAPQKNIFDDDDDDMPEWCPPNVKHTFLESATVARTSIHPTLSNSKLVCSFPEPPQPRQTDRYLRRAPSSLMGSNSSHLLRPPIHPPQWKGKGR; encoded by the exons ATGGGGGAAAAGGAAGGATCTGGTTCTGGGAATTTGAAGTTGTCTCGGCCTACAGTTGCTGAGAAATTCTGGGATGGCTCCCTTAAGCTTAATTCTTCTGTAACTGTGTCGGTCGTTGCCTtcttcaaaag TGGTGAGAAGATGCCTGATATCAAGTGGTCTGAACTTGTAGAAGTCAAAGGAAAAGTTAGATTAGAGGCTTTTGAGAAATATATTCAGGAGCTTGCTCGCTCACGCAATAGAGGGTTGATG GTAGTATCACTCTGCTGGAAAGAAGGGTCTTCTAGATCAGGACTGGTAGGTTTGAATGAG ATTGCCAAAGGGTACAAGAAAGGGGAAAGAGTGGGGTTTGCTCAACTCTCACCTGGTATTGATCTTTACATATGTCCTCGCAGTGATGCCATAATCACCATACTTGCAAAACATGGATTCTTCAAGGGCATGGCTGCTGTTGAAGACAAGAAAAATTCATTAATTGGTTGTGTTGTTTGGAGAAGAAACCATGGACTTTCAAGTTCTGTCACAAAGAAGCTTGAAAAAAAGCATTCTTCTTCGACAGAGCAGCCACTGAGTTCCCAATCTGATGAAAAGGTTTCTGCAAAGGACTTACCTTGCACTCAATCTGCTAAAGAATCGCCCCGAATAACATGCACAAGCATTGAGAGTGCTGTAATTAATAGAAATGAAGGTGACAATGTGGGGAGTAGTGACAGCCAACTGAAACTGCATACTTCTCCTGCCAGTGCTGATCTCCCGCTTAAGACTTCAGCATTGAGCCACTTATCAGGTATTTCACTAGGACTTCAAACATCATCCTATTCTGATTCTGTCCCTTCCTTAAGGCCCAAGGGGCAGTCTTCTCTAAATGAAATGCCTCATGTAGATACCTCAGGACCGGAGGAAACTAAATCTGTTTTGGGACATCAAAATCCTGTAATATCTCTGCCATCAGTTATTATAAAAGAGCTTCCTGCCATTGATGATGATGATCTTCCAGAATTTGATTTTGGGGCTGAGTGTGGCATATCTAGAACTCCAAGAAGCAAGGTTTTCGATACAGCAGTGTTTGACAAGAATGTTGTGGTTGAAGGATTAAAGAAAGTTGTTGCGTCAGTGCCATTGTCTTCACCAACTACACAGTCACTACCTGCTCAGTGTAAAAGGAGAGCAGAAGATATCCTTTCTCCTCAGTTTGCATTCAACAGTTGTCTCAACTTGCCTCCAGGAAATAAAGCTTCTAAACTTGCTCCAGTTCTACAAGCAAAACATACTGTCAAAAGCAGCTCAGTCTTCACACCTGTTATCACTAGTATGGTtgcaccacaaaagaatattttcgatgatgatgatgatgacatGCCTGAATGGTGTCCGCCGAATGTAAAGCACACATTTCTTGAATCAGCAACGGTAGCAAGAACTTCTATCCATCCTACTTTATCAAACTCAAAGTTAGTATGTTCATTTCCAG AACCACCACAACCAAGACAAACTGATAGATACCTACGAAGGGCTCCAAGTTCTTTGATGGGATCCAATTCCAGCCATCTTTTGAGGCCACCTATCCACCCTCCTCAATGGAAGGGCAAGGGGAGATGA
- the LOC108455712 gene encoding uncharacterized protein LOC108455712 isoform X1 yields the protein MGEKEGSGSGNLKLSRPTVAEKFWDGSLKLNSSVTVSVVAFFKSGEKMPDIKWSELVEVKGKVRLEAFEKYIQELARSRNRGLMVVSLCWKEGSSRSGLVGLNEIAKGYKKGERVGFAQLSPGIDLYICPRSDAIITILAKHGFFKGMAAVEDKKNSLIGCVVWRRNHGLSSSVTKKLEKKHSSSTEQPLSSQSDEKVSAKDLPCTQSAKESPRITCTSIESAVINRNEGDNVGSSDSQLKLHTSPASADLPLKTSALSHLSGISLGLQTSSYSDSVPSLRPKGQSSLNEMPHVDTSGPEETKSVLGHQNPVISLPSVIIKELPAIDDDDLPEFDFGAECGISRTPRSKVFDTAVFDKNVVVEGLKKVVASVPLSSPTTQSLPAQCKRRAEDILSPQFAFNSCLNLPPGNKASKLAPVLQAKHTVKSSSVFTPVITSMVAPQKNIFDDDDDDMPEWCPPNVKHTFLESATVARTSIHPTLSNSKLVCSFPGQPSLTFSSSACQLPPLQRSIYANQSPMTASAEPPQPRQTDRYLRRAPSSLMGSNSSHLLRPPIHPPQWKGKGR from the exons ATGGGGGAAAAGGAAGGATCTGGTTCTGGGAATTTGAAGTTGTCTCGGCCTACAGTTGCTGAGAAATTCTGGGATGGCTCCCTTAAGCTTAATTCTTCTGTAACTGTGTCGGTCGTTGCCTtcttcaaaag TGGTGAGAAGATGCCTGATATCAAGTGGTCTGAACTTGTAGAAGTCAAAGGAAAAGTTAGATTAGAGGCTTTTGAGAAATATATTCAGGAGCTTGCTCGCTCACGCAATAGAGGGTTGATG GTAGTATCACTCTGCTGGAAAGAAGGGTCTTCTAGATCAGGACTGGTAGGTTTGAATGAG ATTGCCAAAGGGTACAAGAAAGGGGAAAGAGTGGGGTTTGCTCAACTCTCACCTGGTATTGATCTTTACATATGTCCTCGCAGTGATGCCATAATCACCATACTTGCAAAACATGGATTCTTCAAGGGCATGGCTGCTGTTGAAGACAAGAAAAATTCATTAATTGGTTGTGTTGTTTGGAGAAGAAACCATGGACTTTCAAGTTCTGTCACAAAGAAGCTTGAAAAAAAGCATTCTTCTTCGACAGAGCAGCCACTGAGTTCCCAATCTGATGAAAAGGTTTCTGCAAAGGACTTACCTTGCACTCAATCTGCTAAAGAATCGCCCCGAATAACATGCACAAGCATTGAGAGTGCTGTAATTAATAGAAATGAAGGTGACAATGTGGGGAGTAGTGACAGCCAACTGAAACTGCATACTTCTCCTGCCAGTGCTGATCTCCCGCTTAAGACTTCAGCATTGAGCCACTTATCAGGTATTTCACTAGGACTTCAAACATCATCCTATTCTGATTCTGTCCCTTCCTTAAGGCCCAAGGGGCAGTCTTCTCTAAATGAAATGCCTCATGTAGATACCTCAGGACCGGAGGAAACTAAATCTGTTTTGGGACATCAAAATCCTGTAATATCTCTGCCATCAGTTATTATAAAAGAGCTTCCTGCCATTGATGATGATGATCTTCCAGAATTTGATTTTGGGGCTGAGTGTGGCATATCTAGAACTCCAAGAAGCAAGGTTTTCGATACAGCAGTGTTTGACAAGAATGTTGTGGTTGAAGGATTAAAGAAAGTTGTTGCGTCAGTGCCATTGTCTTCACCAACTACACAGTCACTACCTGCTCAGTGTAAAAGGAGAGCAGAAGATATCCTTTCTCCTCAGTTTGCATTCAACAGTTGTCTCAACTTGCCTCCAGGAAATAAAGCTTCTAAACTTGCTCCAGTTCTACAAGCAAAACATACTGTCAAAAGCAGCTCAGTCTTCACACCTGTTATCACTAGTATGGTtgcaccacaaaagaatattttcgatgatgatgatgatgacatGCCTGAATGGTGTCCGCCGAATGTAAAGCACACATTTCTTGAATCAGCAACGGTAGCAAGAACTTCTATCCATCCTACTTTATCAAACTCAAAGTTAGTATGTTCATTTCCAGGTCAGCCAAGTCTCACATTCTCTTCTTCAGCTTGTCAATTGCCTCCTCTCCAAAGATCCATTTATGCAAATCAGTCTCCAATGACTGCCTCTGCAGAACCACCACAACCAAGACAAACTGATAGATACCTACGAAGGGCTCCAAGTTCTTTGATGGGATCCAATTCCAGCCATCTTTTGAGGCCACCTATCCACCCTCCTCAATGGAAGGGCAAGGGGAGATGA
- the LOC108455712 gene encoding uncharacterized protein LOC108455712 isoform X2 — protein sequence MGEKEGSGSGNLKLSRPTVAEKFWDGSLKLNSSVTVSVVAFFKSGEKMPDIKWSELVEVKGKVRLEAFEKYIQELARSRNRGLMVVSLCWKEGSSRSGLVGLNEIAKGYKKGERVGFAQLSPGIDLYICPRSDAIITILAKHGFFKGMAAVEDKKNSLIGCVVWRRNHGLSSSVTKKLEKKHSSSTEQPLSSQSDEKVSAKDLPCTQSAKESPRITCTSIESAVINRNEGDNVGSSDSQLKLHTSPASADLPLKTSALSHLSDTSGPEETKSVLGHQNPVISLPSVIIKELPAIDDDDLPEFDFGAECGISRTPRSKVFDTAVFDKNVVVEGLKKVVASVPLSSPTTQSLPAQCKRRAEDILSPQFAFNSCLNLPPGNKASKLAPVLQAKHTVKSSSVFTPVITSMVAPQKNIFDDDDDDMPEWCPPNVKHTFLESATVARTSIHPTLSNSKLVCSFPGQPSLTFSSSACQLPPLQRSIYANQSPMTASAEPPQPRQTDRYLRRAPSSLMGSNSSHLLRPPIHPPQWKGKGR from the exons ATGGGGGAAAAGGAAGGATCTGGTTCTGGGAATTTGAAGTTGTCTCGGCCTACAGTTGCTGAGAAATTCTGGGATGGCTCCCTTAAGCTTAATTCTTCTGTAACTGTGTCGGTCGTTGCCTtcttcaaaag TGGTGAGAAGATGCCTGATATCAAGTGGTCTGAACTTGTAGAAGTCAAAGGAAAAGTTAGATTAGAGGCTTTTGAGAAATATATTCAGGAGCTTGCTCGCTCACGCAATAGAGGGTTGATG GTAGTATCACTCTGCTGGAAAGAAGGGTCTTCTAGATCAGGACTGGTAGGTTTGAATGAG ATTGCCAAAGGGTACAAGAAAGGGGAAAGAGTGGGGTTTGCTCAACTCTCACCTGGTATTGATCTTTACATATGTCCTCGCAGTGATGCCATAATCACCATACTTGCAAAACATGGATTCTTCAAGGGCATGGCTGCTGTTGAAGACAAGAAAAATTCATTAATTGGTTGTGTTGTTTGGAGAAGAAACCATGGACTTTCAAGTTCTGTCACAAAGAAGCTTGAAAAAAAGCATTCTTCTTCGACAGAGCAGCCACTGAGTTCCCAATCTGATGAAAAGGTTTCTGCAAAGGACTTACCTTGCACTCAATCTGCTAAAGAATCGCCCCGAATAACATGCACAAGCATTGAGAGTGCTGTAATTAATAGAAATGAAGGTGACAATGTGGGGAGTAGTGACAGCCAACTGAAACTGCATACTTCTCCTGCCAGTGCTGATCTCCCGCTTAAGACTTCAGCATTGAGCCACTTATCAG ATACCTCAGGACCGGAGGAAACTAAATCTGTTTTGGGACATCAAAATCCTGTAATATCTCTGCCATCAGTTATTATAAAAGAGCTTCCTGCCATTGATGATGATGATCTTCCAGAATTTGATTTTGGGGCTGAGTGTGGCATATCTAGAACTCCAAGAAGCAAGGTTTTCGATACAGCAGTGTTTGACAAGAATGTTGTGGTTGAAGGATTAAAGAAAGTTGTTGCGTCAGTGCCATTGTCTTCACCAACTACACAGTCACTACCTGCTCAGTGTAAAAGGAGAGCAGAAGATATCCTTTCTCCTCAGTTTGCATTCAACAGTTGTCTCAACTTGCCTCCAGGAAATAAAGCTTCTAAACTTGCTCCAGTTCTACAAGCAAAACATACTGTCAAAAGCAGCTCAGTCTTCACACCTGTTATCACTAGTATGGTtgcaccacaaaagaatattttcgatgatgatgatgatgacatGCCTGAATGGTGTCCGCCGAATGTAAAGCACACATTTCTTGAATCAGCAACGGTAGCAAGAACTTCTATCCATCCTACTTTATCAAACTCAAAGTTAGTATGTTCATTTCCAGGTCAGCCAAGTCTCACATTCTCTTCTTCAGCTTGTCAATTGCCTCCTCTCCAAAGATCCATTTATGCAAATCAGTCTCCAATGACTGCCTCTGCAGAACCACCACAACCAAGACAAACTGATAGATACCTACGAAGGGCTCCAAGTTCTTTGATGGGATCCAATTCCAGCCATCTTTTGAGGCCACCTATCCACCCTCCTCAATGGAAGGGCAAGGGGAGATGA
- the LOC108455712 gene encoding uncharacterized protein LOC108455712 isoform X5, translated as MGEKEGSGSGNLKLSRPTVAEKFWDGSLKLNSSVTVSVVAFFKSGEKMPDIKWSELVEVKGKVRLEAFEKYIQELARSRNRGLMVVSLCWKEGSSRSGLVGLNEIAKGYKKGERVGFAQLSPGIDLYICPRSDAIITILAKHGFFKGMAAVEDKKNSLIGCVVWRRNHGLSSSVTKKLEKKHSSSTEQPLSSQSDEKVSAKDLPCTQSAKESPRITCTSIESAVINRNEGDNVGSSDSQLKLHTSPASADLPLKTSALSHLSDTSGPEETKSVLGHQNPVISLPSVIIKELPAIDDDDLPEFDFGAECGISRTPRSKVFDTAVFDKNVVVEGLKKVVASVPLSSPTTQSLPAQCKRRAEDILSPQFAFNSCLNLPPGNKASKLAPVLQAKHTVKSSSVFTPVITSMVAPQKNIFDDDDDDMPEWCPPNVKHTFLESATVARTSIHPTLSNSKLVCSFPEPPQPRQTDRYLRRAPSSLMGSNSSHLLRPPIHPPQWKGKGR; from the exons ATGGGGGAAAAGGAAGGATCTGGTTCTGGGAATTTGAAGTTGTCTCGGCCTACAGTTGCTGAGAAATTCTGGGATGGCTCCCTTAAGCTTAATTCTTCTGTAACTGTGTCGGTCGTTGCCTtcttcaaaag TGGTGAGAAGATGCCTGATATCAAGTGGTCTGAACTTGTAGAAGTCAAAGGAAAAGTTAGATTAGAGGCTTTTGAGAAATATATTCAGGAGCTTGCTCGCTCACGCAATAGAGGGTTGATG GTAGTATCACTCTGCTGGAAAGAAGGGTCTTCTAGATCAGGACTGGTAGGTTTGAATGAG ATTGCCAAAGGGTACAAGAAAGGGGAAAGAGTGGGGTTTGCTCAACTCTCACCTGGTATTGATCTTTACATATGTCCTCGCAGTGATGCCATAATCACCATACTTGCAAAACATGGATTCTTCAAGGGCATGGCTGCTGTTGAAGACAAGAAAAATTCATTAATTGGTTGTGTTGTTTGGAGAAGAAACCATGGACTTTCAAGTTCTGTCACAAAGAAGCTTGAAAAAAAGCATTCTTCTTCGACAGAGCAGCCACTGAGTTCCCAATCTGATGAAAAGGTTTCTGCAAAGGACTTACCTTGCACTCAATCTGCTAAAGAATCGCCCCGAATAACATGCACAAGCATTGAGAGTGCTGTAATTAATAGAAATGAAGGTGACAATGTGGGGAGTAGTGACAGCCAACTGAAACTGCATACTTCTCCTGCCAGTGCTGATCTCCCGCTTAAGACTTCAGCATTGAGCCACTTATCAG ATACCTCAGGACCGGAGGAAACTAAATCTGTTTTGGGACATCAAAATCCTGTAATATCTCTGCCATCAGTTATTATAAAAGAGCTTCCTGCCATTGATGATGATGATCTTCCAGAATTTGATTTTGGGGCTGAGTGTGGCATATCTAGAACTCCAAGAAGCAAGGTTTTCGATACAGCAGTGTTTGACAAGAATGTTGTGGTTGAAGGATTAAAGAAAGTTGTTGCGTCAGTGCCATTGTCTTCACCAACTACACAGTCACTACCTGCTCAGTGTAAAAGGAGAGCAGAAGATATCCTTTCTCCTCAGTTTGCATTCAACAGTTGTCTCAACTTGCCTCCAGGAAATAAAGCTTCTAAACTTGCTCCAGTTCTACAAGCAAAACATACTGTCAAAAGCAGCTCAGTCTTCACACCTGTTATCACTAGTATGGTtgcaccacaaaagaatattttcgatgatgatgatgatgacatGCCTGAATGGTGTCCGCCGAATGTAAAGCACACATTTCTTGAATCAGCAACGGTAGCAAGAACTTCTATCCATCCTACTTTATCAAACTCAAAGTTAGTATGTTCATTTCCAG AACCACCACAACCAAGACAAACTGATAGATACCTACGAAGGGCTCCAAGTTCTTTGATGGGATCCAATTCCAGCCATCTTTTGAGGCCACCTATCCACCCTCCTCAATGGAAGGGCAAGGGGAGATGA
- the LOC108455712 gene encoding uncharacterized protein LOC108455712 isoform X4, which produces MPDIKWSELVEVKGKVRLEAFEKYIQELARSRNRGLMVVSLCWKEGSSRSGLVGLNEIAKGYKKGERVGFAQLSPGIDLYICPRSDAIITILAKHGFFKGMAAVEDKKNSLIGCVVWRRNHGLSSSVTKKLEKKHSSSTEQPLSSQSDEKVSAKDLPCTQSAKESPRITCTSIESAVINRNEGDNVGSSDSQLKLHTSPASADLPLKTSALSHLSGISLGLQTSSYSDSVPSLRPKGQSSLNEMPHVDTSGPEETKSVLGHQNPVISLPSVIIKELPAIDDDDLPEFDFGAECGISRTPRSKVFDTAVFDKNVVVEGLKKVVASVPLSSPTTQSLPAQCKRRAEDILSPQFAFNSCLNLPPGNKASKLAPVLQAKHTVKSSSVFTPVITSMVAPQKNIFDDDDDDMPEWCPPNVKHTFLESATVARTSIHPTLSNSKLVCSFPGQPSLTFSSSACQLPPLQRSIYANQSPMTASAEPPQPRQTDRYLRRAPSSLMGSNSSHLLRPPIHPPQWKGKGR; this is translated from the exons ATGCCTGATATCAAGTGGTCTGAACTTGTAGAAGTCAAAGGAAAAGTTAGATTAGAGGCTTTTGAGAAATATATTCAGGAGCTTGCTCGCTCACGCAATAGAGGGTTGATG GTAGTATCACTCTGCTGGAAAGAAGGGTCTTCTAGATCAGGACTGGTAGGTTTGAATGAG ATTGCCAAAGGGTACAAGAAAGGGGAAAGAGTGGGGTTTGCTCAACTCTCACCTGGTATTGATCTTTACATATGTCCTCGCAGTGATGCCATAATCACCATACTTGCAAAACATGGATTCTTCAAGGGCATGGCTGCTGTTGAAGACAAGAAAAATTCATTAATTGGTTGTGTTGTTTGGAGAAGAAACCATGGACTTTCAAGTTCTGTCACAAAGAAGCTTGAAAAAAAGCATTCTTCTTCGACAGAGCAGCCACTGAGTTCCCAATCTGATGAAAAGGTTTCTGCAAAGGACTTACCTTGCACTCAATCTGCTAAAGAATCGCCCCGAATAACATGCACAAGCATTGAGAGTGCTGTAATTAATAGAAATGAAGGTGACAATGTGGGGAGTAGTGACAGCCAACTGAAACTGCATACTTCTCCTGCCAGTGCTGATCTCCCGCTTAAGACTTCAGCATTGAGCCACTTATCAGGTATTTCACTAGGACTTCAAACATCATCCTATTCTGATTCTGTCCCTTCCTTAAGGCCCAAGGGGCAGTCTTCTCTAAATGAAATGCCTCATGTAGATACCTCAGGACCGGAGGAAACTAAATCTGTTTTGGGACATCAAAATCCTGTAATATCTCTGCCATCAGTTATTATAAAAGAGCTTCCTGCCATTGATGATGATGATCTTCCAGAATTTGATTTTGGGGCTGAGTGTGGCATATCTAGAACTCCAAGAAGCAAGGTTTTCGATACAGCAGTGTTTGACAAGAATGTTGTGGTTGAAGGATTAAAGAAAGTTGTTGCGTCAGTGCCATTGTCTTCACCAACTACACAGTCACTACCTGCTCAGTGTAAAAGGAGAGCAGAAGATATCCTTTCTCCTCAGTTTGCATTCAACAGTTGTCTCAACTTGCCTCCAGGAAATAAAGCTTCTAAACTTGCTCCAGTTCTACAAGCAAAACATACTGTCAAAAGCAGCTCAGTCTTCACACCTGTTATCACTAGTATGGTtgcaccacaaaagaatattttcgatgatgatgatgatgacatGCCTGAATGGTGTCCGCCGAATGTAAAGCACACATTTCTTGAATCAGCAACGGTAGCAAGAACTTCTATCCATCCTACTTTATCAAACTCAAAGTTAGTATGTTCATTTCCAGGTCAGCCAAGTCTCACATTCTCTTCTTCAGCTTGTCAATTGCCTCCTCTCCAAAGATCCATTTATGCAAATCAGTCTCCAATGACTGCCTCTGCAGAACCACCACAACCAAGACAAACTGATAGATACCTACGAAGGGCTCCAAGTTCTTTGATGGGATCCAATTCCAGCCATCTTTTGAGGCCACCTATCCACCCTCCTCAATGGAAGGGCAAGGGGAGATGA